The stretch of DNA tatgatctccacgatgggtggtatgcttgtcggcgatcagttgacttggcgacattggacggaggacgtactccttgcccttaatcttgaagatgtagtggttcgttcggccgttgtggacgactcctctatcgaattgccatggccgtccaaggagaagatgacaaacggtcattggaatgacgtcgcactccaaggtgtcttcgtaggcgccgattttgaaggagacttgtactcggtgctcgacttggatagtgccggagtcactaagccattgcactttgtatggatgtggatgcttcgtattgggcaattggagcttggagcaaagttcttcacttgcgagattgtgacaactccctccatcgatgatgaccttcacggatcgtccattgatgccggccttggtgtggaatatggtgcatctttggtcttcatcttggtgatgttggagagtcaagactttggagacaacaagtgcggggcttcagtcttcatcacaaaatacttgttcttcttcattgttcacttggcggtgcatggcgacttgctcaagggcttccatttctccttcgctcatggaatcataagtgccatcatcgttgaagatcatggtgtgcttgttggtgcactcataggacttgtggcctcgacctccgcatgtgaaacacttgagggagctcgtcttgacggtctcatcggtaggggttgatgatgatgaagctctcggcttgaagttgcttgtagtaggcgaagctttcttggaaatcgacttgtcgatgttggaaatagacggtcttgtagtcggtgttggagtcgttgaagcttggttagtggagaagccgtaggacttggatgagaacttggcatacttgaaatcatcttacacttggcattccgctttggtagcttggtgcacgagctcgatgagatttgagtatggttggaagtcggcgatcttcttgataggatgattgagtccattcaagaaacgtgccatagtttgctcatcatcttccgtcacattggctcttatcattgcaatctccatctccttgtagtattcttcaacgctcttggttccttgcttgagttgttggagtttcttgaagaggtcgcggttgtagtaggtaggcacgaagcgtgctctcatgacatccttcatttgtgcccaagtagtgatgggtggatcacctcttgcctcgcgacgcttaatgacttgttcccaccaaatgagggcgtagtcttggaactcaagggatgccatcgcgatcttcttctcttcttcataattgtgcaaacggaagatcttgtcaactttcaatgcccatgaaaggtattcttcgggatcgttgcttccgttgaacttgggcatggtgaacttgagcttgctgtagtgttgctcttcattgtgttggggttggggatgatgacgcccatgttgaagatgattgtccaactcgtggtgctcttgatgcggagggttgtcaacctcgtgttgatgttgtcgcggaggattcccattgttttcatgctcttgatgaacttgatggtcttggcgagcttgtggaggaacgcGTCGAGCTCGAGGGGGCACTAGAtgatgcatgcgagcttgaaatcATCGCTCGTGAatttcttcgtgaagtgcttcctcttcttcacgggcttgtcggcctcggtcggcaatGGCTTGACTcgcatcgcgtagagcttgttgcgcctcaagtgcttgagcgtcacggagttgttgtgctTGACATTGAGCCTCGGCATcgtgtgcattttggtgtagacgcacgCGTTCTTCCttttcatgttggcgttgttgttgccgttctcgagctagcgcaaaggcttcttcggcttgacatcatcggtgctcttgagagtcggtatcCCGAAgcggattgaggtttgcttgacggtcggtgcgcgcggctcgacaaagagtgttcgatgtcggtgtacttgagtcggaatggcgacttgattggttccttcttgaagtggaagaagagcagttgagcaacaaagcgcgatctcttcaatccttgcgtcattctcttgcttgtgatcgtcgagcttgtggtcgaagtaggcccttgtacgttgctcggaaagtcgcaagtcagcggcaaggttgtcgatgcgttcactcatagcttgttgctcttgatgcaaagcacgttgtgcaccaaagaggtgactcttggtgacgaaagagttcatgtcgtcgtcttgctccatgaagagtgggttggtagaagtacttggcctatccatcattccaagacaaatgtgagtggtagaaagagaggaacgagtaccaaatgtaccttgaccgaagttgaaagtggatcgaggatcactccaatgtaggacaaggaaatagcacaattggtatgagttcttgtcggtttctcacacctacacaagtaaaagcttttggtggagcttggttaggatggtggcacaaaatttgatgcaattgtaagtgagcttcaataatgttggaaaagattcgcaagatgcaatgtaacaagtagaccaagcatataaggtacacggaaacacacacgcaaaaagataagtggggttgtgcaaccaagggtgagccaaaatgtggaatccacaaaaatgctcttgttgcacaacactagagagacgctagcacgattgcacgataggcggatacaagaacttgtgcacaacgtacttagcaaaaatgcaacgacttctatcccaaatattttgaatgcaaggtgttgctatgatatgatccaagatgatcgagtatgacaatcttaatgttgtatgatgatatggttcttgcttaaaagctctttgcttatctttcctctttgcttaaaagcttggttggctctttgatgtttgagctcttttctcatgcaatgcttgatgaaccaagatagcaagtgagtatgcgatgccaactttgtgacacaagagatgataccaatataggcaacaatgatgtatgtatgctatggaagtatgatcactaatgtgcacaagtctcgttgccggcaatactcaatggctagtctcgatgggtaagcaacgcaaaggagtaaggctatgatggttatcaatgtagtggcaagagtgatatgtccaataccaagatgaggttaccggtcttgcttcctgtatggtgtcaaaatggtggcacgaataccaagtcgtggtcgaggtggtcgttgttgatgacgcgtccgtggcgaagatgagcggcggtgatgttgatgtcgaaccgtacctagatagctgaaacacaaaaggatacggtaccgcaactcaaattctaaaACCTCAAAGTGGCAATTGTGTCGGAAAGCGAAACGGTCCAAAGATGGTgagttatgcggaagtggtggaggtatgcggaagtatatatggtatatggagagcaccggaacaaaatttgatgGAATTTGGGCGGAGTTGTGGAAGTAGTGCGAACTTCCTGTCGAAGCCGGAAGTTCTGGGCAAGACGGAGGGTCCGGGGTCTGGAGGTTCCGGggaaggccggaaggtccgggggccggaatgtCCGGGCTGAACCGGAAGTTCCGGTGGTCGGGATTCTGCCAAGAACAGAGACTTGGAGAACGTGGATTTGAGCGGAAAAACTTGGGGAAAAGCCCAAATccgaaggggaaaaagaagaaaTTGGAGGACAAGAAGGGTGGGGAGGCTAGATCTACGAGCCACACAcaaaattcacggatcaaaaccaacaaaatctcaacacacgaacaaatcacaaaaaaaaattggggctatttttggtggggattttcggattaggacggaaaacaacaaaattaggctagaaacacaatggggaggctccgaaatcgtgatcaaccttgctctagataccaagatgatgtagggtagaaccctaatcgcccgatctttcacgaaaggagcggatcccgcgaagaacacgaggaacacgagggggaaacgagggaaacacaaggggaaacacaagagaatcactcaaccaacaagaacaagttacacatgtgctagatcctcgaatacatagaacgatacacgaatccacggacaactaaggacgatacaaaagggtagccggttcttctccgtgaggaggtcttgtatCCATGAGGggatcttctccgcgaggaggtcttgaatccaaagggatcttctccgaagaggccgcggtctctcacgaggagtagatccgatatggatgagcgaagctctatctctaagtatgagctaaaccaatgctaaccctagaaagttgtacgagatagagtatatatagtctaggtgacgaaagggtacacgggcctcggcccaagtggctgcgcgcaggcagggctggaagttccgggcgccggaggttccggggagggtccggtctaaccagagagttggcgcggaggagatgtgctggcatccgggggccggaaggtccgggacggggtccgggctaacccgagagttggcacgcctgggccGGTCGAAGTCCTCggcggccggaagctccgggtcggccggaaggtccgggggccggaagttccgggctgtccagagtgttgacgcatgtctcttcttctacagtcctcggctccgagtcttgagcgttgtacctgatgacacatagtatctcggacttaggcagtagccatgtctcacttgaagagggggaaaactcaagtaggagtgatgtcacctcggattgaatagcacgtgccctagcccttgtcattggtccacttggagcttggatagttgaggtggcgtccatggggatggtcgtgggatgctccgcatcactaaaCCTATGATCAATCCTATGTAACCAGTTGGCAAATATATTAGCAACACTACAAAGAGGATACAAGTCAtaagctatttggatgactgaccatatagaacgagccaatttacattggaagaacaaatgttttattgtctcatcatgcGGACAAAATACACATTGCGTACTTCCATGTGaattcctcttaataaggttatgtttagtaagaatgactccgcgacAAAGATATCATGCAAAGATTatattcttaagaggtatcttcatcttccagatcttaTTATTATCAACTGGCACGTCAGACTGGATCAAAGCTCTATACACATACTCCACAGAGAATTGCCCATTCCCATGTAGGTTCCAACAAAATACATCGGACCCATGTGACAATTGTACCATGGTTAATCCTTAGAGTAGTATGTTCCACGATTGGAGTCTAGGTCCAATTAAATCCCTTCCGAACGTCACATTTGGCGGAGATGATTCCAAAACCCTGGCAATATTATCACCCTCGTGACGCACAACATTTTAGTATCTGAAACTTGATGAATGTATCCTTTGTTTTATCAATAGTTCAAACTTGATAAAGTTTTTAAAACTTGTCGAAACGCCAAAACACTTGCAACATGAAAAACACCCCCACTGGAGTGCAACCAAAATTGTTGCAACATGACGCCTATCGGCCTATGCGTAGCCAACATATAAAAGCGCTTGCAGCATATGGGAACAACCTAGCAACATAGCCACAATCCACAGACTTGCCTATCAACGCTAACATTTCAGGTGTTGCCTGGTACCTTGGACCCGTTCCCGGTGATTTTAATGGGAATCATTAATCTCTCATAGATGAAACGCCTCGCCCCAAGTTCATTTTGAGATTGAGAATTCATGTACTCACTTATTCTGTTGCCGGCGTCTGATCAGGACTTTCTCTTTGGGAGCATTCTTCTCACAAggactctctctttttctttttctgcatcCGTGGCTTTACAACCTCCATATATTTCTATGCATTATTGCATCGATTATTTGTAGTAGAGTGATTAGATTAGATTCTCAACATTTACTTTTGGGTGTTAAAGGTCGGCGCTCGCGATTTTGTTTAATATACGTATATAGCACTCCATGTGATGCCATGGACTGAAGTATTGCAACTTATGGCATTTTGAGATCCCCCGGCGCATGATTGTATGCCTCAATTGTTTGTTGCGTAGCTGTGTCCTCGGAATCACTCCCCGGAGCGACATATATATTCCTCGAGAAAAGAAGCATTGGGCTTCCATTGCTAAATTATAACAAGCATCGCACTCTCCCATGTGAAATCATGCGCACCAATTGTCTACCTACGAAATACATGTTGGCGTTGCTTATGGTACTACCAAATCTTCTAGACCATTACGATCCACAAATATGCAAAGCTGTGTTGTATTCATTTGCATCCCTCGAAGGGGCTGAAGAAGGCTTCATCAGTCTCCACAAGGCCAAATAATGTGAACCGCTTGTGCTAAAACAACACCAAAACAAAACAGTGTCGACAGTTTTACCCGTGGAAACGGCAAGTATGAAACGAAGGGAGGAAACGGGCAAGCAGCAGGAAGCGACCAACGAACGAAGAGGACCATCCCGGCAGTGATCATTGCCTCCGTGGCTCCGTCCAAAGTTCGACAGCTAGGAGGTGCTCTGCTGATGACCCCGGTGGAACCTGACAGAGTAGCCGCCCCAGGTGCCACCAATCGTCGCTGCACGGGCACGGGTGTGGTGTGGCTCACACTGACAACGATCAGGCGGAAAAGGCCACCGGCGGCGATGATGAGGCTGGTAGGGTTCGGTAAACAGCTGAAAATAAGTGGATACGGCAAATGCTACAGCTATAGCAGTCCACTGTAATTTGGTTGCACCATACTTCAGAGTCAAGAGTGAGCTGTGTGTTGGTACAGTATGTACACTGCAGTGTGCATGAGCTTCTACTAGTATACTAATACAATCTCCTGGCAGAGTGTCAGGCTTTGGATCTCGTGGCGAGCATGGTTCGTGGAAGCTAGGGAAACGAGCCCTATACACTACTGTATGGATAAACATACGGTCAGGGTCGGGTCAGGTCAGGTGCATACGGGTACTGCTGCTATACCACAGTAGGTACGCTGTACGCATTATTGGGGAGATGATTTCGGGTGGGCCTGCAGGCTCAGCTGGCCcatacatccatccatccatccatccatggcgCCATCGCGCCCGTGAACTTCATCGCTCGCCATGGTCAAGCTCAAGACACGTACGACCGCGACATGCACGTAGCATCACGCACACAACTTGCCACGAGAAGACGAGCCGTACGCCGCACCGTAGGATTCCCGCGCGGCGAAAGCATCGGTTCGAACCCGTCGTTTTCCTTCCCCGAATCGTCGACTGCGCACCCAAACGTCCACCCGAGATCCCGAGCAACGTCGACCGGAGCCGGCATAGCATCTCGTTCACTTCACCCGCCGAGGCACGCATGTGAAAACCAGCGGCGCGGCGGCGCAGGATTTACGGCCGGTTTCCGGCGCTCGGGGCCGGCCGGTATCCTTGAATTGAATCCTCGACGAGGCGATGCGGACGGGACATGGCCTCGCTCACCTCACACGGTCACGTCGGCGTCGGAAATCTACTGGAGAGGCGACTTTCCCGTGCGCGCAACAGTCTATCACCGCCTCCCCCCTGTGCTCACACAcatgggcaacgaatttcttcgtacGCCACGCACCGCCGCGCCCGAGTCCGATCGATCAACCTCAGTACACACAAACGGCGGACGCCATGGAGCCGAGGGCGAGACGCCGACTCGGGCAGGGCAGCGAGTGGCGCACATGGCCTCATAAATTCCCGCCCCGCGGGGCTACGCGACCCTGATCCCGACGCCGCGCAGGTCGACGCGGACGCCCGACCCGCCGTGACAGCTTCCTCGCCGGCGCGGTGTTGACCGCGCCGCCGCAGACGTGAACACCAATTGCGCCACCACACTAAGCAGACGAAATAAGCACACAGGAGCGGCTTAATTAACGGTTGCCCTAGCCGTAAGGAAACCGATGACGAGTTGACGAGTCCGATGGCCAGCCGCATCTGTGCGGATTACATTTCCTTCTCTCCAGCAACCGGCATTTGTGTCTATTATAAAAGGCGCCCATCACTATTTTCTCCTCTTTCTTCAAAGAGAAGTGATGCCTGCCGGGAACAGTCCTGCATAAGATATTGGGTTGGACTGGCTTGTTTCCAGGGCGATGCTGGTTGGAAGCTGGGCAGGGGAATTGTCACCCGAATTTAGAAGCCCATCCCTCGCGTCACCAGGGGAGGAAGAATGATGACGAGCTTAGCAAGCCATCATAGAATAGTGATACAAAGgcagatgagttgagtatgcatatTGAGCCACGATATGTGGCGTTTATCACGGGGCCTCTCCGTGGCATTCATGAATGGGTTAGTTCGGAAATGCAACTGCAAGGGGCTCATGCTTGAGAGTGGACTTCCGGTTGCACCATACACCTATAGTTTGCGCTCCCACTAACGTCATTCGGTGCGTCGTGCGTTCAGTTCTTGCTGTTGTGATGGGAACTTAAAATTCTCCTACAGGTGAACGGCAACAAAATTCGCACTGCCGGAGCGCAACATTTTGCTTCAAGTTTAGTGCACGGCCAGCACAAATTGCACGTACGAGTGCCAAGCAATTTAGCGAGGTGCGTGCGTAGGCCCGGCGTCGAGATCAGCTCGGCGAAACCAGCAACTTTTTGCTTGATCGAAAAAAAATCTTTTGCTTGATGAGTGCATAGAATTTCAATTAATTCGGGGAGACAGGTAGATAGATATTCCTTCGGTTTTAGGGGTAGTGGATAGATAGTACTTCCTCCGGTTCATATTAATTGTCGTAGTTTTAGTAAGTACAACTAGTAGATAGATAGAGCGAATCAagttgtggttggatggttagagagacTGTGGTATCCCAGCCCATTAAGgtttaaatcctggtgctcgcattttaaGATGATATGTTGGCTCGGTGTTTTGAAgaagctcatagggatagggtgtgcgcatgtgcattcataggggtgagtgtatgcacgtgtatatgagcgcttgtgtttgtactgatgttaaaaaaagtAGCTAGATAGATAAAAACAAAAACTGGTTAATTCGACCGATCTCCACCGTACACGACGGCCCACGAAAAGCAATCGTTTTGTAGATGCCGCCGGTCTCCGTCTCTCGCCGTTTGCTACGCCGGCCGCAGACTTACGTCTCCGACGAGCGGTGCACCCAAAAGTGAAATGCAGTACCTGACAGCGTCCGTTCACGTGGTGCTCGCGACGGTTGAAAACGAACCGGTCACCGGGGCGGGATATGTACCACCACCACGGCACCACCTCGGCAACCGAGCCGTTGCTCTCTCTCCTCTTTATAAAGCACTGGTGCACCACACGCTCGCCACTTGCTCGCGCTCTCCCTCGCCCACGTTTCCCGGCCGGCACAGGGTAGGCTAAGCCAGGACCAGCGCCCAGCTCTGGTCACGgggagcgtgtgtgtgtgtgtgtgtgtggctgcgGCGGGCCGGAGCGGGCGAGGATGGGGAACTGccaggcggcggaggtggcggcggcggtggtgcagcACCCGGGCGGGCGGGTGGAGCGGCTCTACTGGTCCACGCCCGCGGCGGAGGTGATGCGCGCCAACCCGGGCCACTACGTCGCGCTCGTCACGCTCCGCGTCGCCGAGGAGCGCCAGGacgccgacggcggcggcgcgcgccGCACCGTGCGCCTCACCCGCGTCAAGCTCCTCAAGCCCAAGGAGACGCTGCTCCTCGGCCACGCCTACCGCCTCATCACCGCCAACGGTAAGCTTCGAGTCTCCGGTTCTCGTCCTCTGCCTCTTCTCCTGCAAGCTGTGCCCACTGCTAACATGGCATGGAAAAATGGTGCGTGCAGAGGTGACCAAGGCGGTGCAGGCGAGGAAGGAGGAGAAGCTGAGGAAGGCgcggcagcagctgcagcagctggaGTTGTCGACGCGGCAGAGCAAGCTGCGGCCGGCGGCGGACGGTGACGacgtcgacgacgacgacgacgaggccaGCTTGGATGAGAGTCTCGATCAGGTGGTTACATGGACTTAGCTCTATTCAATCCAACTacttttctctctctccccctcgatGCCGCCATGCACGTTCTCTGCATGATTGATGCGCCTTTAATTGCCTTCTCTGCAAGGGTTGCTAGTTAGTTGTTCCTCGCGATTCTCATGTCTTCCTCAGTTCGTCCACATGCAACACTGTAGGTCATCAGCTTACCGAGAAGATGAATTTTCTCTGGGTAATTGCCATTAGATTTTTCGCGGCTGCAAAATCTGCAAAGTTTTCACAGAAATCTGGTTAACCTTTAGCTCAAAGGAGAGAATCAGTTTGGAGTACCTGACACTGACAATTCTCAATCCCCAATTGACACGCATAAAACAAGATTGTAGGTGTGGTCCTGTGGATCCAACTGATTGATGCCATCGTACCGTCCACAAGGGAATTTAATGCTTAAAATAGAGGGATGCAGAATGATAAAAGAATCATGAATTCATGATGATAAATAAAATACTGAAGAGTCGCGGCTAGTGGCAGGAGCAAAGAATCGTCTGCGAGATCCCTTCTTCTGCTCCCGTTCTGAACCGCGGCAACATGCAAATGTTCCACCTTCTGACTACTCTACACCTGATTGCAGTTGGCGCGGCAGGACGGAGGAGACGGCCACCGGAGCTCCGGCGCCCGGCACCGGCAATGGCGGCCCTCGCTGCACAGCATCGACGAGGCCGCGAGCTGATGCCCGGCCATGCATAGCCCTCGGTGGATCTTCTGTATTTTCGGCGTCCACCGGGCCTCGACAGATTAATCTAGCTCGCGTCACATGGGTTGCTGCCACATCTGTGTTGGATCGCTTCTGAAGCGGCTCCGTCGATCGGAGCGTGTCCGTGTACATTTTCAGGGTTTCTCGTCAGGGTCTGTTAGTGAGAGTGAGActgcctttttttctttctttctcttgatACGTTTGCACCTGATTAAGATGCATGAAAGAAGTTCACAACACGAGTAGCTAATACTACATCCATACAAGAGATGATGCCATTGCCATGTACTAATGCACCTGTGCATCGATCTCGTCCATGCTCATGGCCTCTCATGGGTGATGGCGTTTCTCTGTGCTGTGTTCTTGCAATTCTTGGCGCCGAGTTCTCAATCATAAGCACGGTGCCGGCTGCGGGCGCACCTGCAAGCAGCGGCCGCAGGTGGTGGGATGGAATCAGTCGTCTGATGAGAGCCTTTTGGGCTGGAAGCTCGTTGAGCAGATTCGCGTCGGCGCTGCGAAGAGAGTTTAAAACTTTGACGCCCACGATACCTAAGCTCTGTGTGCCTGTTTGGCGCTTTGGCGTCTGGCGACGGTGGTTGGCCACATGCTCTCTGTGGGCTGCCCTGAACAACACAGGAGCTGACATTTCCACTGTAGATTAATGGCCAAGCTGTTTGTTAGTTACTCCTACTAACCACAATTGGGGACAGTTGAATACTGGCAGCATCAGCTGCTGTGCTTACCACTAGTTAATGTGGCCGGCACCAAATGGATCCGCCCAGCCTCCCATGGCGGGGTGAGTTCCTCCGTAAGTGGCAGCTTTTGGCCACTCATGGACGCATCGACCGTATGTGGCAGCTTGGCGATGGCCGCTTTGTCCATCAAAAGGCCAATTATGCATTGCAAGATGATCATATGCTTTGGGGATCGACTGCAGGCTGGGCCCGAGCCCGCGGTCGGAAATGAAATCTTCGCTTTAGCTGGGATTTGGATTGTGTTTCTGCGCAAAAGTTACTTGTACTACGTGCTTTCCTTGTTCATCAGAACCCTGAACGAAGCTTGCTGCAGGTTGGAAGGACGACGACGGTGTGTTTAGCTCGTGTCATGTGCCGTGGAGAAGTGCCACCGGCGGACTTGGCCTGGCATATCGGGCAGGCTACCTCATGTTTGACAACGGACAAGGACAACGGAATACGTACTTGTTGGAGTACAGATCGAGACGGCTGGAGCACGTACGGAGCTACGTACAGCAACCAATGGCTAGCATTGCCatatctccggtgtccatctttccgtttcctcgaacACACGGCACGCTCAAGCGCGTGCCTCAAATTCACGGAGCACGCACGAACTTCCGCGTGTGGCCGACTTGAAGATTTGCCACTCCACGAAAACTCAAACGTGTGCTCGGTTCGGGCCGATGACGATCTGTGGCACGTAGGCACGACAACACGTGGATTTCCCGCCATCTTCGCGGTTCAAAAAATAGTTTGGACTTTGCAGGAGGGTCCGGTGAGGGGCGATTAGAGGCTCCCTGCCTGCGTGCTGACGGCGGCATTTGTCTTCACTGCGAGGCTCCGTGCGGTTCCAGTCAGCCGCGAGATCGGGATAATGGTGGCGTCTGTGACGTCGTTTCCTTctcgaggcatcgtcgttgcaggttGCGACACAATGCTTGGATTGCTCCGG from Triticum dicoccoides isolate Atlit2015 ecotype Zavitan chromosome 6A, WEW_v2.0, whole genome shotgun sequence encodes:
- the LOC119317886 gene encoding uncharacterized protein LOC119317886, whose protein sequence is MGNCQAAEVAAAVVQHPGGRVERLYWSTPAAEVMRANPGHYVALVTLRVAEERQDADGGGARRTVRLTRVKLLKPKETLLLGHAYRLITANEVTKAVQARKEEKLRKARQQLQQLELSTRQSKLRPAADGDDVDDDDDEASLDESLDQLARQDGGDGHRSSGARHRQWRPSLHSIDEAAS